A genomic window from Tolypothrix sp. PCC 7910 includes:
- a CDS encoding DUF11 domain-containing protein, with the protein MTSTFLWLRSKSLFFAFFSLGLLADASMPVNAQVIIRNTAGAGANNLPRRSSNEVRLTASQAALEIIKTGDRAAAEPGDTVLYRLAIRNTGRSPARNLTITDRLPLGLRFISRSLQGSIAGTSVSVTANTSANRAVTIALNPATELQPNQTLNVVYAVEVTPDAIRGTGRNLAQAQAGTLTSNQSSHLLRIRPGILSDCGTIIGRVFVDKNFDGEQQPNEPGVPNAVVYMDDGNRIVTDANGLFSLANVISGYRSATLDLTSLPGYALAPNNYFIERNSQSRMVKLAPSSLVRVNFGVTPAFPGGKR; encoded by the coding sequence ATGACATCTACCTTCTTATGGTTGAGGTCTAAGAGCCTCTTTTTTGCATTTTTTTCTTTAGGGTTACTTGCTGATGCAAGTATGCCTGTTAATGCTCAAGTTATCATTAGAAATACTGCTGGTGCAGGTGCAAATAATCTGCCAAGACGCAGTTCCAACGAAGTGAGATTAACTGCTTCGCAAGCTGCTTTAGAAATTATTAAAACAGGCGATCGCGCCGCCGCAGAACCAGGCGACACAGTACTTTATCGACTTGCTATTAGAAATACTGGGCGATCGCCTGCAAGAAATCTCACAATTACAGACAGGTTACCTTTAGGATTGCGATTTATCTCTAGATCGCTCCAAGGTTCAATTGCCGGTACATCGGTATCTGTGACTGCTAACACTAGTGCTAATCGGGCGGTGACGATCGCACTTAACCCAGCAACAGAACTACAACCAAACCAAACACTGAATGTAGTTTATGCCGTTGAGGTTACACCAGATGCCATTCGGGGAACTGGGAGAAACTTAGCCCAAGCCCAAGCGGGAACTTTAACAAGTAACCAATCCAGCCATCTGTTGCGAATTCGTCCAGGAATTTTATCTGATTGTGGCACCATCATTGGGCGAGTATTTGTTGATAAAAACTTTGATGGCGAACAACAGCCCAACGAACCTGGAGTTCCTAACGCCGTAGTGTACATGGATGATGGTAATCGCATTGTTACAGATGCCAATGGATTATTCTCCTTGGCAAATGTCATATCGGGTTATCGGTCTGCAACGTTGGACTTGACTAGCTTACCAGGCTATGCACTGGCACCTAACAACTACTTCATTGAAAGAAATAGCCAGTCGCGGATGGTGAAATTAGCACCCAGTAGCTTGGTAAGAGTCAATTTTGGCGTAACGCCTGCGTTTCCGGGGGGTAAGCGATGA
- a CDS encoding OmpA family protein yields the protein MSSFKVRWLLDFPLRKAKDYKQKIEFSNQKLQFNSLTPNLSQNLLSLCTLRSSRFVFPLTLCLLTPEVAFSQTPSLPLPIPLRVIVNSNQDGNIQPDAQLTLREAIELVNGTLTVAQLSDVEKALVQPTTGSSRIEFKLPPTATTILLQQQLPDLASPGLVIDGASQPGYDASGSATAEIAIPIPVVAIAPAPGKEIFRGLTVVADGVTIRGLSIFGFNASPIKQQLGNLLIYDGVPKPVTLTTPPGDIVISHRLPPPNTKKQQPPNSNFPFYNRDVPPKNVVIENNWLGLPIDEKVPEETSAFGVYVFNSQGTTIRRNRIYYHDGSAIITSVRGENTLVQENIIVSNGLAGMPDALRIEGVVNNSQITSNLICANDGAGVYLFKPEGNLQIRDNRITYNGRRLRRAAVFLTGSNHQVTNNEISYQTGPGVVVTAFPQSQRNIIQNNTFAALEGLSIDLNGQRNLDVNEWQRGDGPNPKRNSGNRRLDTGNAAINAPEFTTREFLPTGNTVTLQGKADPGSEVTIYRLGDYQQGKQAIYQTGYGALSQPLTSVAVDEKGNFSVTVPNVKVGDIVSAIATDPKYGTSEPAIAAFIGQRTTTPSLPPASRQNPVPQCTSRPIPPEPVPPTTPPTLIPPTPIRIRVPRNVHFALDKSFISPASAKVLDRVVEVLKQYPSIIIEIQGHTDPRASDDYNLALGRRRALSTRNYLLRQGVPPERMTIRSLGETQRVSEGSTRVDYARDRRAEIIFKDVRGVEIIIEGQEQDLQLEPERR from the coding sequence ATGTCCAGTTTTAAAGTCCGTTGGTTACTAGATTTTCCACTACGGAAAGCAAAAGATTACAAACAAAAAATAGAATTTAGCAACCAGAAATTACAATTTAATAGCTTAACGCCAAATCTCTCTCAAAATCTTCTTTCTTTGTGTACTTTGCGCTCTTCGCGGTTCGTTTTCCCCTTAACCCTCTGCCTTTTAACACCCGAAGTTGCCTTTAGCCAAACCCCCAGTTTACCCTTACCAATTCCTCTGCGGGTAATAGTCAACAGCAACCAAGATGGTAATATTCAGCCAGATGCCCAGCTAACCTTACGCGAAGCCATCGAGCTAGTAAATGGTACCCTGACAGTTGCCCAACTCAGCGATGTCGAAAAAGCCCTAGTACAACCTACTACAGGCAGTTCGCGCATTGAATTTAAATTACCGCCAACCGCCACTACAATTCTTTTACAGCAACAACTCCCAGATTTAGCCAGTCCGGGATTAGTAATTGATGGCGCTAGCCAGCCAGGATACGATGCTTCCGGTTCCGCCACAGCCGAAATTGCCATTCCCATTCCCGTAGTAGCGATCGCACCTGCACCAGGTAAAGAAATATTTCGCGGTTTAACTGTGGTTGCTGATGGCGTAACTATTCGCGGTTTGAGCATTTTTGGCTTCAACGCCAGCCCTATTAAGCAGCAATTGGGAAATCTGTTAATTTACGATGGCGTACCCAAGCCTGTAACTTTAACCACACCCCCAGGCGACATTGTCATTTCCCATCGTCTCCCGCCTCCCAATACAAAGAAACAGCAGCCACCTAATAGCAACTTCCCCTTCTACAACCGGGATGTGCCACCAAAAAACGTGGTAATCGAGAATAACTGGTTAGGATTACCCATAGATGAAAAGGTACCAGAAGAAACATCTGCTTTCGGAGTTTACGTATTCAACTCCCAAGGGACAACCATTCGCCGTAACCGCATCTATTACCATGACGGCAGCGCCATTATTACCTCAGTCCGGGGCGAAAATACCTTAGTCCAAGAAAATATCATTGTTAGCAATGGTTTGGCGGGAATGCCCGATGCTTTACGCATTGAAGGCGTGGTAAACAACTCCCAAATCACCAGCAACTTAATTTGCGCCAATGATGGGGCTGGAGTGTATTTATTTAAACCAGAAGGTAACTTGCAAATCCGTGATAACCGCATCACCTATAACGGCAGACGTTTGCGGCGGGCAGCAGTTTTCTTAACTGGTAGTAACCATCAAGTAACCAATAATGAAATTTCTTATCAAACTGGGCCTGGGGTAGTGGTAACAGCCTTTCCCCAAAGTCAACGCAACATTATTCAAAATAATACCTTTGCAGCCTTAGAAGGTTTGAGCATTGACCTTAATGGCCAAAGAAATTTAGATGTGAATGAGTGGCAAAGGGGAGATGGGCCAAATCCCAAACGCAATTCTGGGAATCGCCGCCTAGATACAGGTAACGCCGCTATTAATGCCCCAGAATTCACTACACGGGAATTTCTGCCTACAGGTAATACTGTCACCTTGCAAGGTAAAGCCGATCCCGGTTCGGAGGTAACAATTTATCGTTTGGGCGACTATCAACAAGGTAAGCAAGCAATTTATCAAACAGGTTATGGCGCACTTAGCCAACCCTTAACCAGCGTAGCTGTAGATGAAAAGGGGAATTTTAGCGTTACAGTCCCCAATGTCAAAGTAGGAGACATCGTGAGTGCGATCGCCACCGATCCCAAATACGGCACATCCGAACCTGCGATCGCGGCCTTTATTGGACAGAGAACTACTACACCCAGCCTCCCACCCGCCAGCAGGCAAAACCCTGTACCGCAATGTACTTCTCGCCCAATACCACCGGAACCAGTCCCACCAACAACCCCACCAACTTTAATTCCACCCACCCCCATCAGGATACGCGTACCTCGGAACGTTCACTTTGCCTTAGATAAATCCTTCATTAGTCCAGCAAGTGCAAAAGTCCTTGATCGCGTAGTGGAAGTCTTAAAGCAATATCCCTCAATTATCATCGAAATCCAAGGACACACTGACCCCCGAGCCAGCGATGATTATAACCTAGCCTTGGGTAGAAGAAGGGCCTTATCTACGAGAAATTACTTATTACGGCAAGGTGTACCCCCAGAACGGATGACAATCCGCAGCTTAGGCGAAACTCAACGTGTCAGTGAAGGTAGTACCCGTGTAGATTACGCACGCGATCGCCGTGCCGAAATCATCTTCAAAGACGTAAGAGGCGTA